One window from the genome of Pseudalkalibacillus hwajinpoensis encodes:
- the cydB gene encoding cytochrome d ubiquinol oxidase subunit II, which produces MIALNELWFILVAVLFVGFFFLEGFDFGVGMASRFLGRNELERRIMVNTIGPFWDANEVWLLTGGGAIFAAFPHWYATMFSGYYIPFVFVLLALIGRGVAFEFRGKVDTPKWIKSWDWVVFVGSIMPPFLFGVLFTSILRGMPIDEQMNIHAGFSDYVNVYTVLGGVTVAMLCFLHGLVFLTLKTVGDLQKRARELASKVIYGVLASLVAFVGLSYFETDLFSNRGVISVTLIALIVLSYSLAIVFLKKHRDGWAFGMTGAGIALTVSTIFVALFPRVMISSIDAAYNLTVYNSSSGNYSLKVMTIVALTLLPFVLGYQIWSYYVFRKRVDGKDMVY; this is translated from the coding sequence ATGATCGCACTTAATGAACTGTGGTTTATACTCGTTGCTGTTTTGTTTGTTGGGTTTTTCTTTCTCGAAGGGTTTGATTTCGGTGTGGGTATGGCCAGTCGTTTCCTCGGAAGAAATGAGCTAGAGCGGCGAATAATGGTTAACACGATTGGACCATTCTGGGATGCGAATGAAGTGTGGTTATTAACAGGAGGAGGCGCCATCTTTGCGGCGTTTCCACACTGGTATGCAACGATGTTCAGCGGTTATTATATACCGTTTGTGTTTGTCCTTCTTGCGCTTATCGGTCGTGGAGTTGCCTTTGAATTTCGTGGGAAGGTGGATACCCCTAAGTGGATCAAGTCGTGGGACTGGGTTGTTTTCGTTGGAAGTATCATGCCGCCATTTCTGTTTGGGGTTCTTTTTACAAGTATTTTAAGAGGAATGCCAATTGATGAACAAATGAATATCCATGCGGGTTTTAGTGATTATGTCAATGTATACACGGTGTTAGGTGGGGTAACGGTGGCCATGCTTTGTTTCTTACATGGACTTGTATTTCTCACTCTGAAAACTGTTGGAGATCTTCAGAAGCGTGCGAGAGAATTAGCGAGCAAAGTGATTTATGGTGTTCTGGCTTCATTAGTCGCTTTTGTTGGACTTTCATATTTTGAAACGGATTTATTCAGCAACCGCGGGGTTATAAGTGTAACGCTTATTGCTCTGATTGTACTCAGTTATTCTTTGGCGATCGTATTTTTGAAAAAGCATCGTGATGGGTGGGCATTTGGAATGACTGGCGCAGGGATCGCATTAACGGTTTCAACCATATTTGTAGCATTATTCCCACGCGTAATGATTAGCTCAATCGATGCCGCTTATAATTTAACCGTTTATAATTCTTCTTCTGGAAACTATTCATTAAAGGTGATGACCATCGTGGCGCTCACGCTTCTTCCTTTTGTCCTTGGTTATCAAATCTGGAGCTATTATGTTTTCAGAAAGCGTGTAGATGGTAAGGATATGGTTTACTAA
- the cydD gene encoding thiol reductant ABC exporter subunit CydD — MGKILFQLKDVKKVLFILTVLTVIQGTVIILQAKWLAEAVTRLFDGEALQRILFVVSLFLAAFIIRHLVKLIMTKVIDRYAAQTAASLKKDAIAKLFALGPIYSAKWGTGNLVTLLIDGAKQFRLYLELFIPKLTAMLIVAPLVLIYVWTLDVTSAIILSLTLPILIGFLILLGLAAKKKADKQWTTHRILSNHFVDSLRGLETLKYLGLSGKHARSIKEVSEKYRKSTMSTLRVAFLSSFALDFFTMLGIATVAVFLGLRLVEGEISLMPALTILILSPEFFLPVRELGNDYHATLDGQEAGRRLLDMIQTPGFKEENGAIPHWSDKDLLMIQDLSVDYGNERNALQNISFSVKGKQKIGIIGESGSGKSTLIDILGGFLEGSEGTIEINGQELTHLKHDEWQKQLFYIPQHPHLFHDTLANNIRFYNQDASLEAVERAADAAGLRKVLDHLPNGLNEKIGEGGRELSGGQAQRIALARAFLEDRSILLLDEPTAQLDVETEYEIKKKILPLLEDKLVFMATHRLHWMIEMDLILMLEKGKVVEFGTHEELMSRRGSYYQMVYLQMEGVS; from the coding sequence ATGGGTAAAATTCTATTTCAATTAAAAGACGTCAAAAAGGTGCTGTTTATCCTAACGGTGTTAACCGTTATTCAAGGGACCGTGATTATCCTGCAGGCGAAATGGCTTGCAGAAGCAGTAACAAGACTCTTTGATGGAGAAGCACTGCAACGGATTTTATTCGTTGTGTCGCTTTTCCTCGCTGCTTTTATCATCAGGCATCTTGTTAAACTGATTATGACCAAAGTGATCGATCGTTATGCTGCTCAAACGGCTGCTTCTTTAAAGAAAGATGCCATTGCAAAATTGTTTGCGTTAGGTCCAATCTATTCAGCGAAGTGGGGTACTGGCAATCTTGTTACGTTACTAATTGACGGGGCAAAACAATTCCGTCTTTATTTAGAGTTATTTATTCCTAAATTAACGGCCATGCTTATTGTTGCTCCGCTTGTCCTTATCTATGTTTGGACTCTTGATGTTACGTCAGCCATTATTTTAAGTCTAACTCTGCCAATATTGATTGGCTTTCTGATCTTACTTGGATTAGCTGCAAAGAAGAAGGCGGATAAGCAGTGGACCACACATCGCATTTTATCCAATCATTTTGTTGATTCCCTTCGTGGACTTGAAACGCTGAAGTATCTTGGATTAAGTGGAAAACACGCCAGAAGTATTAAAGAAGTGAGTGAGAAGTATCGGAAATCGACGATGAGTACGCTTCGAGTAGCTTTTCTCTCTTCGTTTGCTCTCGACTTTTTTACAATGTTAGGAATCGCTACAGTAGCTGTATTTCTTGGATTGCGCCTTGTAGAAGGAGAGATATCTTTAATGCCAGCTCTTACGATTTTAATTCTTTCTCCTGAATTTTTTCTTCCAGTTCGTGAACTAGGAAATGATTATCATGCAACGTTGGATGGACAAGAAGCAGGAAGAAGGTTATTGGATATGATTCAAACACCAGGTTTTAAAGAAGAAAATGGAGCGATTCCTCATTGGTCCGATAAAGATCTTTTAATGATTCAAGATCTTTCCGTAGATTATGGAAATGAAAGAAATGCTCTTCAAAACATCTCTTTTTCAGTAAAAGGAAAGCAGAAAATAGGGATTATTGGAGAAAGTGGTTCTGGTAAATCGACTTTAATTGACATTTTAGGAGGGTTTCTTGAAGGAAGTGAGGGGACTATTGAAATAAATGGGCAGGAATTGACCCATCTAAAGCATGATGAATGGCAGAAGCAGTTATTCTATATCCCGCAGCACCCTCATCTATTTCATGATACTTTAGCAAATAATATCCGTTTCTATAATCAAGATGCTTCATTAGAAGCGGTCGAACGCGCAGCAGATGCAGCTGGTTTGAGGAAAGTCCTTGATCATCTTCCTAATGGTTTAAATGAAAAGATCGGGGAAGGCGGAAGAGAATTAAGTGGTGGTCAGGCACAGAGAATCGCGTTAGCTCGCGCATTTCTTGAAGATCGCTCCATTCTACTTCTAGATGAGCCAACAGCCCAGCTTGATGTTGAAACAGAATACGAGATAAAGAAAAAGATCCTTCCCTTATTAGAAGATAAACTTGTTTTTATGGCCACGCACCGTCTGCATTGGATGATAGAGATGGATCTGATTCTTATGCTTGAAAAGGGTAAAGTGGTTGAGTTTGGTACTCATGAAGAGCTCATGTCTAGAAGAGGTAGCTACTATCAAATGGTGTATTTGCAAATGGAGGGGGTCTCATAA